The following DNA comes from Cytophagales bacterium.
TTTTTGTTGAGTATTTTTAGTGTGAGCTTGATCAGTCAGATATTGCAAAATTGAGATTGAAACAATTTTTAATTTAATCCGTTTTAAAAAATGGAAAGATGTAAATTAATCATGAATTTATACTCAGTCTTTATGGATCTGGCTGGAGTGAGAAACAGATTATAGAAAGCTATCCTCATCTTACATGTGAAAGTTTGAGAGCACTATTTTTATATGTACAGGAATGTATGAAAGAGGTAGAATCAGACAAAGAGATTTGTAAAATATACGGTAATGAAACTTAAACACCTCATCCAAATCATTCTGTTTACATTTTGCACCCACCATTTTGCATTTACCCAGGAAAAACCCAGACGCACACTCTCCATATAGGAATGGATTGATGAGATGGT
Coding sequences within:
- a CDS encoding DUF433 domain-containing protein, whose translation is MNHEFILSLYGSGWSEKQIIESYPHLTCESLRALFLYVQECMKEVESDKEICKIYGNET